The following coding sequences are from one Reyranella humidisoli window:
- a CDS encoding ABC transporter substrate-binding protein, protein MHFKAFAVTLACTTTLAVLPAVAQTKVTNQGVTSTEIVLGTHQDLSGPIKVWGVPVLNGMQLAVDDVNAKGGIHGRKIRLVAEDSQYDPKKAVLASQKMVEKDKVFAMVGPMGSPTVLASQDILFDAGVPQLFPLTAAEFTFKFDPKKPQERLKFNNLLPYVESTRAAVKYMVEWKKPKAACIMYQDDEYGKNVFDGFTQQLEAMKMKPASVTTYKRGASDFSAQAAKMKSDGCDLVVMGTVIRETIGLMAEAKKIGFAPVWLGATPVNVLEIPALGKELVEGLYAAAGFVIPYRDTSTGAVKDWCEAYFKKFNVEPNSQAVIGYNAVMTFAHYAQVAGKDLTGQKLLDAMESGSVYQDIFGSPPTKFSKTNHLATTITQIQEVKNGRWVLVKGDLLF, encoded by the coding sequence ATGCATTTCAAGGCATTCGCGGTGACGCTTGCCTGCACGACCACGCTGGCGGTATTGCCCGCCGTCGCGCAGACCAAGGTCACCAATCAGGGCGTCACCAGCACCGAAATCGTGTTGGGTACTCATCAGGACCTTTCAGGTCCGATCAAGGTATGGGGCGTCCCCGTCCTCAACGGCATGCAGCTCGCCGTCGATGACGTCAACGCCAAGGGCGGCATCCACGGGCGCAAGATCCGCCTCGTCGCCGAGGACAGCCAGTACGACCCGAAGAAGGCGGTGCTGGCGAGCCAGAAGATGGTGGAGAAGGACAAGGTGTTCGCCATGGTGGGCCCGATGGGCTCGCCGACCGTCCTTGCTTCGCAGGACATCCTGTTCGACGCGGGCGTCCCTCAGCTATTCCCGCTGACGGCAGCGGAGTTCACCTTCAAGTTCGACCCGAAGAAGCCGCAGGAGCGTCTGAAGTTCAACAACCTGCTGCCCTACGTCGAGAGCACGCGGGCCGCGGTCAAGTACATGGTCGAATGGAAGAAGCCCAAGGCCGCCTGCATCATGTACCAGGACGACGAATACGGTAAGAACGTGTTCGACGGCTTCACCCAGCAGCTCGAAGCCATGAAGATGAAGCCCGCGTCGGTCACGACCTACAAGCGCGGCGCCTCCGACTTCAGCGCCCAGGCCGCGAAGATGAAGTCCGACGGATGCGACCTCGTGGTGATGGGTACCGTCATTCGCGAGACGATCGGCCTGATGGCAGAGGCCAAGAAGATCGGGTTCGCGCCGGTCTGGCTCGGCGCGACGCCGGTCAACGTGCTCGAAATCCCCGCGCTCGGAAAGGAACTGGTCGAGGGCCTGTACGCGGCGGCGGGCTTCGTCATTCCCTATCGCGACACCTCGACAGGTGCCGTCAAGGATTGGTGCGAAGCCTATTTCAAGAAGTTCAATGTCGAGCCGAACAGCCAGGCCGTCATTGGCTACAACGCCGTCATGACCTTCGCCCACTACGCGCAGGTCGCGGGCAAGGACCTCACGGGCCAGAAGCTGCTCGATGCGATGGAGTCGGGAAGCGTCTACCAGGACATCTTCGGCTCACCACCGACCAAGTTCTCCAAGACCAACCATCTGGCGACGACGATCACCCAGATCCAGGAAGTCAAGAACGGCCGCTGGGTACTGGTGAAGGGCGATCTGCTCTTCTAG
- a CDS encoding SDR family NAD(P)-dependent oxidoreductase, which translates to MASPLFDLTGKVAVVTGSSKGIGKSIALHLALQGAKVVVSSRKAPACEEAAAEIRAAGGEAIVIPCNISDKAQCEKLIEETRKQLGPVDILVCNAASNPYYGPNEKLPDDVFMKVMHNNILSSMWLINFCLPDMRAKKDGSIIIVSSIGGVRGTPVIGAYGISKAADMQLARNLAVEYGKDNIRVNTIAPGLVKTDFAKALWDDEKYLAVRLKGAPLGRIGEPDDIGGIAVMLAGKAGAFITGQTIIADAGVTIGSGG; encoded by the coding sequence ATGGCATCGCCGCTTTTCGACCTTACCGGCAAGGTCGCCGTCGTCACCGGCTCGAGCAAGGGCATCGGCAAGTCGATCGCCCTGCACCTCGCGCTGCAGGGTGCCAAGGTGGTGGTGTCGAGCCGCAAGGCGCCTGCCTGCGAAGAGGCAGCCGCTGAGATCCGGGCGGCCGGCGGCGAGGCCATCGTCATTCCCTGCAACATCTCCGACAAGGCCCAGTGCGAGAAGCTGATCGAGGAGACGCGCAAGCAACTCGGCCCGGTCGACATCCTGGTCTGCAATGCCGCCTCCAACCCGTATTACGGGCCGAACGAGAAGCTGCCCGACGACGTATTCATGAAGGTGATGCACAACAACATCCTGTCGAGCATGTGGCTGATCAACTTCTGCCTGCCCGACATGCGTGCCAAGAAGGATGGTTCGATCATCATCGTGTCCTCGATCGGCGGCGTACGCGGTACGCCCGTGATCGGCGCCTACGGCATCTCCAAGGCGGCCGACATGCAGCTCGCGCGCAACCTCGCGGTGGAGTACGGCAAGGACAATATCCGCGTGAACACGATCGCCCCGGGCCTGGTGAAAACCGACTTCGCCAAGGCGCTTTGGGACGATGAGAAGTACCTCGCCGTGCGCCTGAAGGGTGCGCCGCTCGGCCGGATCGGCGAGCCGGACGATATCGGCGGCATTGCCGTGATGCTGGCCGGCAAGGCCGGCGCCTTCATCACCGGCCAGACCATCATCGCCGACGCCGGCGTGACCATCGGCAGCGGCGGCTAG
- a CDS encoding ABC transporter ATP-binding protein codes for MSDDPILKVSNIESYYGPIMAIRGVSLAVPRGKIITVLGANGAGKTTILKTISGVLDPLKGTIEFEGKPIQRMDADKIVRLGLSHVPEGREVFPFLSVRENLAMGAFLRKDRDGVAKDLEKIFVYFPRLKERIDQPAGSLSGGEQQMLAISRALMNRPKLLLLDEPSLGLSPLLVKEIFSIIRRVNAEEGTSILLVEQNAKMALETAHYGYVLEVGRVVMDDTCERLMGSKDIQEFYLGAKEEGARGERRWKKKKNWR; via the coding sequence ATGAGCGACGATCCGATCCTCAAGGTCTCCAATATCGAGAGCTACTACGGCCCGATCATGGCGATCCGTGGCGTCAGCCTCGCCGTGCCGCGCGGCAAGATCATCACCGTGCTGGGCGCCAATGGCGCGGGCAAGACGACGATCCTCAAGACCATCTCCGGCGTGCTCGATCCGCTCAAGGGCACGATCGAGTTCGAGGGCAAGCCGATCCAGCGCATGGATGCCGACAAGATCGTGCGCCTGGGCCTTAGTCACGTGCCGGAGGGTCGCGAGGTCTTCCCGTTCCTCTCGGTGCGCGAGAACCTTGCCATGGGCGCCTTCCTGCGCAAGGACCGCGACGGCGTCGCCAAGGACCTCGAAAAGATCTTCGTCTACTTCCCGCGCCTCAAGGAGCGCATCGACCAGCCCGCCGGCTCGCTGTCGGGCGGCGAGCAGCAGATGCTGGCGATCAGCCGCGCCCTGATGAACCGGCCGAAGCTCCTTTTGCTCGACGAGCCCTCGCTCGGCCTGTCACCGCTGCTGGTGAAGGAGATCTTCAGCATCATCCGCCGGGTCAACGCCGAGGAAGGCACCTCGATCCTGCTGGTCGAACAGAATGCCAAGATGGCGCTGGAGACGGCCCACTACGGCTACGTGCTCGAGGTCGGCCGCGTCGTGATGGACGATACCTGCGAGCGCCTGATGGGCAGCAAGGACATCCAGGAGTTCTATCTCGGCGCCAAGGAAGAAGGCGCCCGCGGCGAACGCCGCTGGAAGAAGAAAAAGAACTGGCGCTGA
- a CDS encoding glucose 1-dehydrogenase, with amino-acid sequence MPRLENKVVLLSGGASGIGAATARMVVREGGKAVLADRDETRGQALAAELGAAAHFVPLDVVQEESWQAAVAATVEKFGALHGLLNAAGVGVRNSIEDCTLAEYRRVNDINSLGTFLGCKHAIPAMKAAGGGSIVNISSVLGLRGASYAMAYCASKGAVRTLSKNIALHCAQQKYNIRCNSVHPGYIDTPMIAPRLDSNVGNMTGRQALEDLHPLGRLGQADEVAHMILFLLSDESTFSTGSEFVCDGGLTA; translated from the coding sequence TTGCCCCGTCTTGAGAACAAGGTCGTCCTGTTGAGCGGCGGCGCGTCGGGCATCGGTGCGGCGACCGCGCGCATGGTCGTGCGCGAGGGCGGCAAGGCGGTGCTGGCCGATCGCGATGAGACCAGGGGCCAGGCGCTCGCCGCCGAACTCGGCGCGGCCGCGCACTTCGTGCCGCTCGACGTCGTGCAGGAAGAGAGCTGGCAGGCCGCCGTCGCCGCCACCGTCGAAAAATTCGGCGCACTGCACGGGCTGCTCAATGCTGCAGGCGTCGGCGTGCGCAACTCGATCGAGGACTGCACGCTTGCGGAATACCGCCGCGTCAACGACATCAACTCGCTGGGCACGTTCCTCGGCTGCAAGCACGCCATCCCGGCGATGAAGGCGGCAGGCGGCGGCTCGATCGTGAACATCTCCTCGGTGCTGGGCCTGCGTGGCGCCTCCTACGCCATGGCCTACTGCGCCTCCAAGGGCGCGGTGCGCACCCTCAGCAAGAACATCGCGCTCCACTGTGCACAGCAGAAGTACAACATCCGCTGCAATTCGGTGCATCCGGGCTACATCGACACGCCGATGATCGCGCCGCGGCTCGACAGCAACGTGGGCAACATGACCGGCCGCCAGGCACTCGAAGACCTCCACCCGCTCGGCCGCCTCGGCCAGGCCGACGAGGTCGCGCACATGATCCTGTTCCTGCTCTCGGACGAGTCGACCTTTTCGACGGGATCCGAGTTCGTGTGCGACGGGGGACTCACCGCCTAA
- a CDS encoding branched-chain amino acid ABC transporter permease, with product MRFVFKTDYNQDIKLLKHGGYWWSYGALLAVMIAAPYLIGSYLQSQIVFVFIYAIVGVALIILTGFTGQASLGHAAFLAIGAYTAGFMQSKGIPFIVYFPAAAIITGAVGAMVGFPALRLSGIYLVIATIAFAFIVEEILARWESVTHGNEGMRVRTLDLLGQPMPRDSDAFYFLCLLVLVGSILLALNLLRSPTGRAFIAIRDSETAGKSMGIDLAGYKVKSFAISAALTGMAGVLFAHKMSFISPEMFTLLLSIEFIMVIIIGGAFGVHGAVLGAIFIVMVDPFLTALKDDVPVLGASLASSLGMSPEASGKLRETMSSIGSAAGLKGAIYGLIIMMFILFEPYGLYGRWLKVKLFFQLFPLYKKATFKRQKTYVKSERNR from the coding sequence ATGCGTTTCGTCTTCAAGACCGACTACAATCAGGACATCAAGCTGCTGAAACACGGCGGCTACTGGTGGTCCTACGGCGCGTTGCTGGCGGTGATGATCGCCGCGCCCTACCTGATCGGCAGCTATCTGCAGAGCCAGATCGTATTCGTCTTCATCTACGCCATCGTGGGCGTGGCGCTGATCATCCTCACCGGCTTCACCGGCCAGGCCTCGCTGGGTCACGCCGCCTTCCTCGCGATCGGCGCCTATACGGCCGGCTTCATGCAGAGCAAGGGCATACCGTTCATCGTCTATTTCCCGGCAGCGGCGATCATCACCGGCGCGGTCGGGGCGATGGTGGGCTTCCCGGCGCTGCGCCTCAGTGGCATCTACCTGGTGATCGCCACCATCGCCTTCGCCTTCATCGTCGAGGAAATCCTGGCCCGCTGGGAATCGGTGACGCACGGCAACGAGGGCATGCGGGTCAGGACGCTCGATCTGCTCGGCCAGCCCATGCCGCGAGACAGCGACGCGTTCTATTTCCTGTGTCTGCTGGTTCTGGTCGGCTCGATCCTGCTGGCGCTGAACCTGCTGCGTTCCCCCACCGGCCGGGCCTTCATCGCCATCCGCGATTCGGAGACCGCGGGCAAGAGCATGGGCATCGACCTGGCCGGCTACAAGGTCAAGTCCTTCGCCATCAGCGCCGCCCTCACCGGCATGGCGGGCGTCCTGTTCGCCCACAAGATGTCCTTCATCTCGCCCGAAATGTTCACCCTGCTGCTCTCCATCGAGTTCATAATGGTGATCATCATCGGCGGCGCCTTCGGCGTGCACGGCGCGGTGCTGGGCGCGATCTTCATCGTCATGGTCGACCCCTTCCTGACGGCGCTGAAGGACGACGTGCCGGTGCTCGGGGCCAGCCTCGCGTCGTCGCTCGGCATGTCGCCCGAGGCTTCTGGCAAGCTGCGCGAAACCATGTCCTCGATCGGTTCCGCGGCCGGACTCAAGGGCGCGATCTACGGCCTGATCATCATGATGTTCATCCTGTTCGAGCCCTACGGCCTCTACGGACGCTGGCTCAAGGTGAAGCTCTTCTTCCAGCTGTTCCCGCTCTACAAGAAGGCGACCTTCAAGCGACAGAAGACCTACGTGAAGTCGGAGCGCAACCGATGA
- a CDS encoding SDR family oxidoreductase — protein MSDELSGRVAVVTGGASGIGAASATLLAAAGAVVIVADLAEGSKEASAGRFVMHDVASEESWQSLLADVLQHEGRLDIMVNNAGISGGPGNPENTTVENWQKVQAINSEGVFLGCKYAIQGMKHLGAGKAASGGSIVNISSIAGLVGGAGPTAYTASKGAVRLLSKSVALYCAEQKYGIRCNSVHPGGVDTAIFNPLWQAVGREQGKAFLGSRHPIGRMAEPQDLGELVLWLASDRSSFVTGAEFTSDGGLTAGLQRRSLLAPS, from the coding sequence ATGAGCGATGAACTTTCCGGGAGGGTGGCGGTCGTCACCGGCGGCGCGTCCGGTATCGGCGCTGCATCGGCGACCCTGCTTGCGGCGGCCGGCGCCGTGGTGATCGTGGCCGATCTGGCCGAGGGTTCGAAGGAGGCGTCCGCAGGCCGCTTCGTGATGCACGACGTTGCATCGGAGGAGTCCTGGCAATCTCTGCTTGCAGACGTCCTGCAGCATGAAGGCCGGCTCGACATCATGGTCAACAATGCCGGCATCTCCGGTGGCCCCGGCAACCCGGAGAACACCACCGTAGAGAACTGGCAGAAGGTCCAGGCGATCAATTCCGAGGGCGTGTTCCTCGGCTGCAAGTACGCCATCCAGGGCATGAAGCATCTCGGCGCCGGCAAGGCCGCGTCCGGCGGCTCGATCGTCAACATCTCCTCGATCGCCGGCCTGGTCGGCGGCGCCGGCCCCACGGCCTACACCGCCAGCAAGGGCGCGGTGCGGCTGTTGAGCAAGAGCGTGGCTCTCTACTGCGCGGAGCAGAAATACGGGATCCGCTGCAATTCCGTGCATCCGGGCGGCGTCGATACCGCGATCTTCAATCCGCTGTGGCAGGCGGTCGGCCGCGAGCAGGGCAAGGCCTTCCTGGGATCGCGCCATCCGATCGGCCGCATGGCCGAGCCGCAGGATCTGGGCGAGCTGGTGCTGTGGCTGGCCTCGGACCGCTCGTCTTTCGTCACCGGCGCGGAGTTCACCTCCGACGGAGGTTTGACTGCCGGATTGCAGAGGAGGTCGCTCCTTGCCCCGTCTTGA
- a CDS encoding AMP-dependent synthetase/ligase: protein MPTKATLTVAETLPKSFVLSCRTRGDKPAMREKLFGIWNAISWNQWLERSRAISLALHEMGFRPGDVASVLANTVPEWNYADFGILCAGGVSSGIYPTDSAKQVEYLINDSKTSVLFVEDDEQLDKALDVRDRCPSLRKIVVFDMEGLRTFDDPMVISLDEFMASGRNYGQGKDALFEQLVDSRKPDDLAILVYTSGTTGPPKGAMHSHRNVVYTMQNCMHPELSLSWYEGDERLAFLPLCHVAERVAGSYYSVATGVCSNFAESPETVPDNIREVQPTLFGAVPRVWEKFYAGITIALKDATPLQQWAYRRAISAGLAIADARLARREPTAFEKLRFQAAYWLVLKNIRRMIGLDRCRWLFTGAAPISPELIRWYLALGLDMYEVYGQTENCGLATAMPANGIKLGTVGKSVPYGQVAISSVGEILIKGDMVFMGYLNQPEKTAETVDKDGWLHTGDVGLIDEEGYVKITDRMKDIIITAGGKNITPSEIENQLKASPYISDAVVIGDKRAYLTCLVMIERETVEKFAQDLDVPFTNYTSLCRSKEVQDLIWAEIERVNANFARVETIKRFFLIEQQLTPEDEELTPTMKLKRSFVNTKYKDQIDAMYRPQAA from the coding sequence ATGCCCACCAAAGCGACACTGACCGTTGCGGAGACCCTTCCGAAGAGCTTCGTCCTGTCCTGCCGGACGCGCGGCGACAAGCCGGCGATGCGCGAGAAGCTCTTCGGGATTTGGAATGCCATCTCCTGGAACCAGTGGCTGGAGCGCTCGCGCGCCATCAGCCTGGCGCTGCACGAAATGGGCTTCCGGCCGGGCGACGTCGCCTCGGTACTGGCCAACACCGTGCCGGAATGGAACTACGCCGACTTCGGCATCCTCTGTGCGGGCGGCGTTTCCTCCGGCATCTATCCGACCGATTCGGCCAAGCAGGTCGAGTACCTGATCAACGATTCGAAGACCTCCGTCCTGTTCGTCGAGGATGACGAACAGCTCGACAAGGCGCTCGACGTGCGCGACCGCTGTCCCAGCTTACGCAAGATCGTCGTGTTCGACATGGAGGGGCTTCGCACCTTCGACGATCCGATGGTGATCTCGCTCGACGAGTTCATGGCGTCGGGCCGCAACTACGGCCAGGGCAAGGATGCGCTCTTCGAACAACTGGTCGACTCGCGCAAGCCCGACGACCTGGCCATCCTCGTCTATACGTCCGGCACCACCGGGCCGCCCAAGGGCGCGATGCACAGCCATCGCAACGTCGTCTACACGATGCAGAACTGCATGCACCCCGAGCTGTCGCTCTCCTGGTACGAGGGCGACGAGCGTCTGGCGTTCCTGCCGCTCTGCCACGTCGCCGAGCGCGTCGCCGGCAGCTACTACTCGGTGGCGACTGGCGTCTGCAGCAACTTCGCCGAAAGCCCGGAGACGGTTCCCGACAATATCCGCGAGGTCCAGCCCACCCTGTTCGGCGCCGTGCCCCGCGTCTGGGAGAAGTTCTACGCCGGCATCACGATCGCCCTGAAGGATGCCACGCCGCTGCAGCAATGGGCCTACCGGCGCGCGATCTCCGCCGGCCTCGCCATCGCCGACGCCCGGCTGGCCCGGCGGGAACCGACCGCCTTCGAAAAGCTGCGCTTCCAGGCCGCCTACTGGCTGGTGCTGAAGAACATCCGCCGCATGATCGGCCTCGACCGCTGCCGCTGGCTGTTCACCGGCGCCGCGCCGATCTCCCCTGAGCTGATCCGCTGGTACCTGGCGCTCGGCCTCGACATGTACGAGGTCTATGGCCAGACCGAGAATTGCGGGCTGGCAACGGCGATGCCGGCCAACGGCATCAAGCTCGGCACGGTCGGCAAGTCGGTTCCCTATGGCCAGGTCGCGATCTCCTCGGTCGGCGAGATCCTGATCAAGGGCGACATGGTGTTCATGGGCTACCTGAACCAGCCCGAGAAGACCGCCGAGACGGTCGACAAGGATGGCTGGCTGCACACCGGCGACGTCGGCCTGATCGACGAGGAAGGCTACGTCAAGATCACCGACCGGATGAAGGACATCATCATCACGGCGGGCGGCAAGAACATCACGCCGTCGGAGATCGAGAACCAGCTCAAGGCCTCGCCCTACATCAGCGACGCCGTCGTGATCGGCGACAAGCGCGCCTATCTCACCTGCCTGGTGATGATCGAGCGCGAGACGGTCGAGAAATTCGCCCAGGATCTCGACGTGCCCTTCACCAACTACACCAGCCTGTGCCGTTCCAAGGAAGTGCAGGACCTGATCTGGGCGGAGATCGAGCGGGTCAACGCTAACTTCGCCCGCGTCGAGACGATCAAACGCTTCTTCCTGATCGAGCAGCAGCTCACGCCCGAGGACGAGGAACTGACACCGACGATGAAGCTCAAGCGGTCGTTCGTAAACACCAAGTACAAGGACCAGATCGACGCGATGTACCGCCCCCAGGCGGCCTGA
- a CDS encoding alpha/beta fold hydrolase has protein sequence MAYATTDDGVKLYYEETGAGAPIVFVHEFAADHRSWEMQMRHFGQRYRCITYGARGYPPSDVPEKPESYSQNRATDDILAVMDHLEIDKAHIVGLSMGGFASLHFGFRHPARARSLVVAGVGYGAEKHEQAKFKAEVGIVARSLLEEGMAAFAGKYAYGPTRVQFENKDPRGFAEFKAALAEHSALGSANTQLGCQGERPSLYDLVDKMRAMTVPTLVLTGDEDWPCLAPSMLMKREIPSAALAVMPNCGHTINLEDPDQFNRIVGDFIVQVEAGRWPRRDPRAISGSITGMKS, from the coding sequence ATGGCTTATGCAACGACCGACGATGGCGTGAAGCTCTACTACGAAGAGACGGGGGCGGGCGCGCCGATCGTGTTCGTGCACGAATTCGCCGCCGACCACCGCTCGTGGGAAATGCAGATGCGCCATTTCGGCCAGCGCTATCGCTGCATCACCTACGGCGCGCGCGGCTATCCGCCGTCGGACGTACCCGAGAAGCCCGAGAGCTACAGCCAGAACCGCGCCACCGACGATATCCTGGCGGTGATGGATCATCTCGAGATCGACAAGGCCCATATCGTCGGGCTGTCGATGGGCGGCTTCGCCAGCCTGCATTTCGGCTTCCGCCATCCCGCCCGCGCCCGTTCGCTGGTCGTGGCCGGCGTCGGCTACGGCGCAGAGAAGCACGAGCAGGCGAAGTTCAAGGCCGAGGTCGGCATCGTTGCCAGGTCGCTGCTGGAAGAGGGCATGGCGGCCTTCGCCGGCAAGTACGCCTACGGCCCGACGCGCGTTCAGTTCGAGAACAAGGATCCGCGCGGCTTCGCCGAGTTCAAGGCCGCCCTGGCCGAGCATTCGGCGCTGGGCTCGGCCAACACCCAGCTCGGTTGCCAGGGCGAACGGCCCTCGCTCTACGACCTGGTCGACAAGATGCGCGCGATGACGGTGCCGACGCTGGTGCTGACCGGCGACGAGGACTGGCCCTGCCTTGCGCCGTCGATGCTGATGAAGCGCGAGATCCCGTCGGCGGCGCTGGCGGTGATGCCGAACTGCGGCCACACGATCAATCTCGAGGATCCCGACCAGTTCAATCGCATCGTTGGCGATTTCATCGTCCAGGTCGAAGCTGGCCGCTGGCCCAGGCGCGATCCGCGGGCCATTTCGGGCTCGATCACGGGGATGAAGTCCTAG
- a CDS encoding Bug family tripartite tricarboxylate transporter substrate binding protein — protein sequence MKRTSVLVSVLGTLGVLLATAAGAQSYPTKPVRIVAPFPPGGVADVLARAIQPGLQEALGQQVVIDNKPGAGSTIGAEIVAGADPDGGTLLLASAE from the coding sequence ATGAAGCGCACAAGCGTTCTCGTAAGCGTCCTCGGTACCCTCGGCGTCCTGCTCGCAACGGCCGCCGGGGCTCAGTCCTATCCCACCAAGCCGGTGCGCATCGTGGCACCGTTCCCGCCGGGCGGCGTCGCCGACGTGCTCGCCCGGGCGATTCAGCCCGGGCTGCAGGAGGCACTGGGCCAGCAGGTCGTCATCGACAACAAGCCCGGCGCCGGCAGCACTATCGGCGCCGAGATCGTGGCCGGCGCTGATCCCGACGGCGGCACGCTGCTGTTGGCCTCGGCCGAATAG
- a CDS encoding ABC transporter ATP-binding protein, translated as MSFFTVDGISLQFGGLKAVDSVSFSVEKGEIFTIIGPNGAGKTSIFNLISRLYDPTSGKLFFEGRDITDVPAHQIAKLGIARTFQNIELFENATMLANLLVGRHCHATTQLWQEILFLPSVRRAEKEHRRKVEEVIEFLDLQPYREKLIAGLPYGVRKVVEVARALCSEPKLILLDEPSSGLNVEETDDMSFWIRDIRTELGVTVLMVEHDMTLVNRVSDRVLALNYGKVLASGTPAEVQAHPDVIAAYLGA; from the coding sequence ATGAGCTTCTTCACGGTCGACGGCATCTCCCTCCAGTTCGGCGGCCTCAAGGCGGTCGACAGCGTGAGCTTCAGCGTCGAGAAGGGCGAGATCTTCACCATCATCGGCCCCAACGGCGCCGGCAAGACCTCGATCTTCAACCTGATCTCGCGCCTCTACGACCCGACCTCGGGCAAGCTGTTCTTCGAGGGCCGCGACATTACCGACGTGCCGGCGCACCAGATCGCCAAGCTCGGCATCGCCCGCACCTTCCAGAACATCGAGCTGTTCGAGAACGCGACCATGCTGGCCAATCTGCTGGTCGGCCGGCACTGCCACGCCACGACGCAGCTCTGGCAGGAAATCCTGTTCCTGCCCTCCGTGCGGCGCGCGGAGAAGGAGCATCGACGCAAGGTCGAGGAGGTGATCGAGTTCCTCGACCTGCAGCCTTATCGCGAGAAGCTGATCGCGGGCCTGCCCTACGGCGTGCGCAAGGTGGTCGAGGTCGCGCGCGCGCTGTGCTCGGAACCCAAGCTGATCCTGCTCGACGAACCGTCCTCGGGCCTGAACGTCGAGGAGACGGACGACATGTCGTTCTGGATCCGCGACATCCGGACCGAACTCGGCGTCACGGTGCTGATGGTCGAGCACGACATGACCCTGGTGAACCGCGTATCCGACCGCGTGCTGGCGCTGAACTACGGCAAGGTGCTGGCCTCGGGCACGCCGGCCGAGGTGCAGGCGCATCCCGACGTCATCGCGGCCTATCTCGGCGCCTGA
- a CDS encoding 2OG-Fe dioxygenase family protein, which translates to MSEIGTGLQNASGIRASVERAGYAFVEASDMRTAFARFGTLADWPAFAESWNDLEVDTYMGDGGRYRKRRFGVYEAERQGAIVRGAHQPHYQGLSYNNLNGGIERWFKPLNDEIGGGASMRTILEYCRALFGRLAPETAKWHVEVHQFRIEAKTGEQGKPTPEGMHRDGVDYVLVLLINRRNIASGTTTVHDLDKRALGSFTLTDPLDAALVDDARCYHGVTPVEPENPAHPAYRDVLVVTFKKKP; encoded by the coding sequence ATGAGCGAAATCGGAACCGGTCTCCAGAATGCCTCGGGCATCCGCGCCTCCGTCGAGCGCGCGGGCTATGCCTTCGTCGAAGCCTCCGACATGCGCACTGCGTTTGCGCGCTTCGGGACGCTCGCCGACTGGCCGGCCTTTGCCGAGAGCTGGAACGATCTCGAGGTCGACACCTACATGGGCGATGGCGGCCGCTACCGGAAGCGCCGCTTCGGCGTCTACGAAGCCGAGCGCCAGGGCGCGATTGTGCGTGGCGCACACCAGCCGCATTACCAGGGCCTCAGCTACAACAACCTGAACGGCGGCATCGAGCGCTGGTTCAAGCCGTTGAACGACGAGATCGGTGGCGGCGCCTCCATGCGGACCATCCTCGAATATTGCCGCGCCTTGTTCGGCCGCCTCGCGCCTGAGACAGCGAAGTGGCACGTCGAGGTCCACCAGTTCCGCATCGAGGCGAAGACCGGCGAGCAGGGCAAGCCGACGCCCGAAGGCATGCACCGCGACGGTGTCGACTATGTGCTGGTGCTGCTGATCAACCGCCGCAACATCGCCAGCGGCACCACGACGGTGCACGACCTCGACAAGCGCGCGCTCGGCAGCTTCACCCTCACCGATCCGCTCGATGCCGCGCTGGTCGACGACGCCCGCTGCTATCACGGCGTCACGCCGGTCGAGCCGGAGAATCCGGCCCACCCCGCCTATCGCGACGTGCTGGTGGTGACGTTCAAGAAGAAGCCCTGA